A single Lolium perenne isolate Kyuss_39 chromosome 6, Kyuss_2.0, whole genome shotgun sequence DNA region contains:
- the LOC127323150 gene encoding uncharacterized protein, whose product MISFNFDSKTRKVPGWIGWTRIVPCVCSSSAELQPRNGRVSPATVVARSSRSQVGRDGYRRIDHRRLMVHSMLFHSHCRGAGGCGIRTIRVRINSSRHRPLPLISLEYMIASERKVLWLMGSFSIFVWPWAMKMNLLRISSSHMMHAKRTLCFSRRIKAMVLPVLLEMLIRFLLCNTSLKL is encoded by the exons ATGATTTCTTTTAATTTTGACTCAAAG ACCCGAAAAGTGCCTGGCTGGATAGGATGGACGCGGATTGTGCCATGCGTATGTAGTTCATCTGCAGAGCTGCAGCCGAGAAATGGCAG GGTCTCGCCGGCCACTGTCGTCGCCCGCAGTTCCCGCAGCCAGGTTGGCCGTGATGGATACCGGCGAATCGACCACcgccgcctgatggtgcactcaatGTTGTTCCACTCCCACTGTAGGGGAGCAGGCGGCTGTGGCATCAGGACCATCCGGGTCCGGATCAATTCGTCGAGACACAGACCACTTCCACTGATCTCTTTAGAGTATATGATTGCTTCAGAAAG GAAAGTTCTATGGTTGATGGGGAGCTTCAGTATCTTCGTGTGGCCATGGGCCATGAAAATGAATCTTTTGAGGATTTCGTCAAGTCACATGATGCATGCCAAGAGGACCTTATGTTTTTCCCGAAGAATAAAAGCTATGGTCTTGCCAGTGTTGCTGGAAATGCTGATAAGATTTCTGCTTTGCAACACGAGTTTGAAATTGTGA